A segment of the Rhizobium sp. ZPR4 genome:
CCGATCACCTGGCCGGAATTTTCGGACATCCATCCGTTCGTGCCGGCCGATCAGGCGCTCGGCTACCGCGAAATGATCGATGACCTGACGGACAAGCTCTGCGCCGTGACGGGCTATGACGCCTTCTCCATGCAGCCGAACTCCGGCGCGCAGGGCGAATATGCCGGCCTCCTGACCATCCGCAACTACCACATTGCCAATGGCCAGGGTCACCGCGACATCTGCCTCATCCCGACCTCCGCGCACGGCACCAATCCCGCCTCGGCACAGATGGCGGGCATGAAGGTCGTGGTCGTCAAGGTTAGCGATGACGGCGATATCGACATGGCCGATTTCCGCGCCAAGACCGAGCAATATGCCGACAACCTCTCCTGCTGCATGATCACCTATCCTTCGACGCATGGCGTGTTCGAAGAGACGGTGAAGGAGATCTGCGATCTCGTGCACAAGCATGGCGGTCAGGTCTATCTCGACGGTGCGAACATGAACGCCATGGTCGGCCTCTCGCGTCCCGGCGATATCGGCTCCGACGTCAGCCACCTGAACCTGCACAAGACCTTCTGCATCCCGCATGGCGGCGGTGGTCCCGGCATGGGGCCGATCGGCGTCAAGGCGCATCTGGCGCCTCATCTGCCCGGTCATCCGGAAACGGACGGCCGCAGCGGTGCGGTCTCTGCGGCAGCCTTTGGGTCGGCCTCCATCCTGCCGATCTCGTGGAGCTATTGCCTGATGATGGGCGGCGAAGGCCTGACGCAGGCAACGAAGGTGGCGATCCTCAACGCCAACTACATTGCCGCCCGCCTGAAGGGCGCCTATGACGTGCTCTATAAGTCCAAGGACGGACGCGTGGCGCATGAATGCATCATCGACACCCGCCCGCTGGTCGCAAGTGCCGGCGTGACGGTTGACGATGTCGCCAAGCGCCTGATCGATTGCGGCTTCCACGCACCGACCATGAGTTGGCCGGTTGCGGGCACGCTGATGATCGAGCCGACCGAATCGGAAACGAAGGCCGAGCTTGATCGCTTCTGCGAGGCGATGCTGGCGATCCGCGAGGAAGCTCGCGCCATCGAAGACGGCCGGATGGACAAGACCAACAACCCGCTGAAGAACGCCCCGCACACGGTAGAAGACCTCGTCGGCGAATGGGATCGCCCCTATTCGCGCGAACAGGCCTGCTTCCCGCCCGGTGCCTTCCGCGTCGACAAATATTGGTCTCCGGTCAATCGCATCGACAATGTCTATGGCGATCGCAACCTGATCTGCACCTGCCCGCCGCTCGAATCCTACGCCGAGGCCGCAGAATAGGGTTTTTGCCAAAAAGCGAAGCGGTTCAGTCGCTTCGCTGGAAACAGACATAAATCTATTGTGAAACTTGTCTATGAAAACGCCGCGTGTCCGAAAGGATGCGCGGCGTTTTTGATGACGCCACAGTGGGGCCTTGGAATTCAGATTCATGCCGGAGCAACCGGAATTTCACTTCGTCGCCAGGCGAACGGAACGCGTTTCCGCGCCGCTGCTTCTCCTGCATGGGAGCGGCATGGATGAAGCCGCACTTATTCCTCTTGCCGATTCGGCTGCGCCGCGGCGTCCCTATATCGCCATGCGAGGCGCCATCGGCTGGGAGGGCGGATTTGCCTTCTTTCGCCGCAATCTGGATCGAAGCCTGGATCACGCCGATCTCACGAGACGCACCGACGAACTCTGTGATTTCATCGAAACGGCTCTGGAGCAAGGGACGCTCAAGCGGAAGCCTGTGCTGGTTGGCTTTTCGAATGGCGCCATCATGGCGGCATCCATTCTTCTGCGCCGGCCTCGCTTGGCCGCCGCCGCCGTTTTGATGCGGCCACTCTCGCCGGCGCCGGACGCAGGCTTTCCATCGCTGGCCGCTTTGCCGATCCTGATCACATCTGCCGAGTACGATCAGCGGCGCGAACCCGGCGATGCCGATATCCTGAAAAATCAATTTGCAAACGCCGGCGCGGATATCAGCGCTCATGTGCTGGCGACCGGTCACGACGTCAATCAGGACGACATCGGTATCATCCGCGACTGGCTCATACGGAAAGGCCTATGACATGAACCAGGAGATTTCCCTGAGCACCGACAATCCCGACAGCTATATCGCAGCAGCCTTCGCCACGGATGACCCCGCTTCGATCGCCAAGGCATTGGGCGAAGTTGCCCGCACGCGCAACATGAGCAAGCTCGCCAAGGATGTCGGCATGAACCGTTCGGCGCTCTATCGTGCGCTAAGCGGCGACGGAAATCCGGAATTCGCCACGATCCTGAAGGTAATCAGGGCGCTCGGCCTCAAACTGACGCCGGTTTCGGCTGCGAGCTAAAGCATGTCGCGCAAAAGTGCGCAGCGGTTTTGCGGCAACGACATGCATAAAATCAAAGACATAAGGCGCGAGGAGCGAACCTGAAGGGGCGCGACGCGCGTTAGGATTTTAGCAGTCCTTCGGGGGCGTCGCTAACCGATCGCCTCTTCGAGCAGAAGCAACACGAGAAAGCCGGCAAAAAACATTGCCGTCACCCAGGGGCGATCGGGTGTTTCATGGGCTTCGACCAGCAGTTCTTCGGTGACGAGATAGAGCAGCGCAATCAGCCCGAACGCGAAGAAGCCGGTCAAAATGGGGTCGGGCAACGACGCGATCGGCGTGCCCAGCAAGGCGCCGATCGGCAGCAACAGAGCAAGCGCTGCCGTGATGGCGACGATCCTGGCTCGAGAGCGAACACTCTCGCCAAGTTCATTCGCCACCGTCAAGCCAAGGAACAGCACCTCGATCGTCAGGGCGATCGTCAGCAACAGGCCTACCTTCGGGCCGGCGGCAAAGCCGATGCCGAGCACGAGGCCGTCGATCAGGATATCGATGCCGATGGCCGCCAGAAGGCCGACCGGTCCTTTGGCCCAGGTCTCCAGTTGTTTGACCAGCAACATCATGCCGACGCCGATCGCGCCGCCGATCACCGTCGCCAAGGGAGAACCCCTGTGCATGACATCAGGCAATATTTCGCCAGCGGCAGCCGCAAAGACGACACCGGCGGCAAAATGCTGGATAGCACTGACGAGGTTAGGTCCTGGCCGCGTATTCACCGCAACCGCGGCACCCGCAATGGCGGCCGCAGCCGGGATCAATGTGTAAACCCATGCCGCAGTCGCCATAGAATCTCCCGTTGTGCGCCATGTCGACTTTACCCGGTTCAGCCGGTTAGCCAGGGCAGCAGCGGAGAGCCCCAAGCTTAGAGCGATCAAAACACGAAAAACAGCGCGGGGAAATACAGCACTATCGGCTTGGGCAGCCTAGGCGCCCTGGCGCTGCGCAGCCGAAAACTACCAGATCACCTTCGACAATTCGGAGAGGACGACATTGCCATAATCCTCGTCCTTCATGCTGAACTCCGCCTCGCCGGATGTCAGATTGAAATTGAAGTAAACCTCAGCCGCGCCTTCAGCGAGAAACAGCTTGGTGGCATACCAGTCTCCCGGCCCTCCACCGAAACCGCCACCTGGAAGGCGCATCGTCGGAGGGCCGAGAAATGCTATGTCGAATGGCAGTTTTTCCTGCTTTGCGTCAGAAAAGATTGGCGAATCTGCCGACAAGGTATTGGCCAATTGTTCGAAAAACCGTGCCGGATGGGAACTCGCGACATGGCGAAACTCGCCATGCGAGAAGCTTATCGGAGTATCAGGATCGGCGCTGCCGTCCTTTTTGCGCGGACCCTGAATTTCAATGAGGAACTTCGTTTGGTCCTCACCTTCACCATAAAGAGCCATCAAGACGAGCGTTTCAGCATCCGTGCCGTCAGGCATCGGAGCGATCTTGAACGGGAGAGGAGTTGGAAAGTCACCATCGGCAGCAAAAAGCATCCGCACTCGGCTCGATGCCGAGAGCAGTAACCCGGCTGATAAAATCAGAGCGCAGCGCCGTGTGATCATTTTACTTTCGAGATGACAAACGGCGTCGCCCCATCATACGGCCGGTGCAGCCTGACGCTGAGCTGCCAAAGCGGCAAGATCGGCTGGCTTCAATTCGACGGATTCGCCGCAGCCGCAGGCCGATGTCTGGTTCGGATTGGTAAAGGTGAAGCCCGAGCGCAGCGTCGTGGTCTCGAAACCCATTTCCGTACCGAGCAGATAAAGGACGGCCGATGGCTCGACCCAAACGCGAGCGCCATCGCGCTCGATCAGATCGTCCTTCGCATTCGGCTCGGTCACCAGGTCGATGGTATATTCCATCCCAGCGCAGCCGCCCTTCTTGATGCCGACGCGAACGCCCTTGGCATCGGGACTGGAATTTTCAACGATCGCCTTGACGCGGGCTGCTGCCGCATCCGTCATGCTCATGACTGCAAAGCCCATGGGCTCATTCTCCTTCCGCAACCGGGGTCAAGATCCGGCGCTTCGAGTCTCAATGTAAAGCCGGCGGCTTAAAGCTTCAATACCAGCCGACAGCGACCTGCGCTTCTTCCGACATGCGATCCGGCGTCCAGGGCGGATCGAAGGTCATGCTGACGTCGACACCGGAAACACCTTCGACTGCGCCGACGGCATTTTCGACCCAGCCCGGCATTTCGCCGGCAACCGGGCAACCGGGCGCCGTCAGCGTCATGACGATCTTCACCATCCGGTCGTCTTCGATATCGATCTTGTAGACCAGACCCAGCTCGAAGATGTCTGCGGGAATTTCCGGGTCATAGACCGTCTTCAGCGCGGAGATGATGTCGTCGCTGAGGCGTGCCAGCTCATCCTCGGGGATGCTGGAATGCACGATCCCTTCGCGCGCATCGATC
Coding sequences within it:
- a CDS encoding esterase — translated: MPEQPEFHFVARRTERVSAPLLLLHGSGMDEAALIPLADSAAPRRPYIAMRGAIGWEGGFAFFRRNLDRSLDHADLTRRTDELCDFIETALEQGTLKRKPVLVGFSNGAIMAASILLRRPRLAAAAVLMRPLSPAPDAGFPSLAALPILITSAEYDQRREPGDADILKNQFANAGADISAHVLATGHDVNQDDIGIIRDWLIRKGL
- a CDS encoding addiction module antidote protein → MNQEISLSTDNPDSYIAAAFATDDPASIAKALGEVARTRNMSKLAKDVGMNRSALYRALSGDGNPEFATILKVIRALGLKLTPVSAAS
- a CDS encoding transporter — protein: MATAAWVYTLIPAAAAIAGAAVAVNTRPGPNLVSAIQHFAAGVVFAAAAGEILPDVMHRGSPLATVIGGAIGVGMMLLVKQLETWAKGPVGLLAAIGIDILIDGLVLGIGFAAGPKVGLLLTIALTIEVLFLGLTVANELGESVRSRARIVAITAALALLLPIGALLGTPIASLPDPILTGFFAFGLIALLYLVTEELLVEAHETPDRPWVTAMFFAGFLVLLLLEEAIG
- the sufA gene encoding Fe-S cluster assembly scaffold SufA, with translation MGFAVMSMTDAAAARVKAIVENSSPDAKGVRVGIKKGGCAGMEYTIDLVTEPNAKDDLIERDGARVWVEPSAVLYLLGTEMGFETTTLRSGFTFTNPNQTSACGCGESVELKPADLAALAAQRQAAPAV
- a CDS encoding SUF system Fe-S cluster assembly protein; this encodes MSLDESEQKIDAREGIVHSSIPEDELARLSDDIISALKTVYDPEIPADIFELGLVYKIDIEDDRMVKIVMTLTAPGCPVAGEMPGWVENAVGAVEGVSGVDVSMTFDPPWTPDRMSEEAQVAVGWY